In a single window of the bacterium genome:
- a CDS encoding DUF58 domain-containing protein has translation METPERILRRLEFKIVRRLDGFLFGDYSGVFYGPSLDLAEVRAYQPGDEVRRIDWNVTARMNEIYVRQYREEKELTAWLLVDLSPSMDFGTVQRFKRQLAIDFAGVAAYIITRHGDKVGAIGFPTQAGRVFIPPRTGREQALRVVHTLASQPSVVGGGRTDLGDVLHQLHRVLRRRSLVFLVSDFHSPGGWEAKLAELGRRHDVIAVRVEDPRERELPDVGGVYFQDPETGQQVWVDTSDRKVRGRYRELVAARDDELAQMTRRATVDLLQLSTAGSLVDPLVKFVTFRRRRRWNLPGH, from the coding sequence ATGGAGACGCCCGAGCGAATCTTGAGGCGCCTCGAGTTTAAGATCGTCCGTCGCCTGGACGGCTTCTTGTTCGGGGATTACTCGGGGGTGTTTTATGGCCCGAGCCTGGACTTGGCCGAGGTCCGGGCGTACCAACCTGGGGACGAAGTCCGCCGCATCGATTGGAATGTCACGGCGCGGATGAACGAAATCTACGTGCGCCAGTATCGTGAGGAGAAGGAACTCACTGCGTGGCTGCTTGTGGATCTCTCGCCCTCGATGGATTTCGGCACGGTGCAGCGGTTCAAGCGGCAGCTCGCCATCGATTTTGCGGGGGTGGCCGCGTACATCATCACCCGCCATGGCGACAAGGTTGGGGCGATTGGATTCCCGACCCAGGCGGGCCGGGTGTTCATCCCCCCGCGGACCGGCCGCGAGCAAGCCCTGCGGGTTGTTCACACCCTGGCCTCGCAACCCTCGGTGGTCGGGGGCGGACGCACGGACCTCGGCGACGTGTTGCATCAGCTTCACCGCGTGCTGCGCCGGCGATCGCTCGTGTTTCTGGTCTCCGACTTCCACTCCCCAGGCGGGTGGGAGGCGAAATTGGCCGAACTCGGCAGGCGACACGACGTCATCGCCGTTCGGGTCGAAGATCCCCGTGAGCGGGAGTTGCCGGACGTGGGCGGGGTCTACTTTCAAGATCCGGAGACCGGACAGCAAGTCTGGGTCGACACCTCGGATCGCAAGGTGCGCGGACGGTATCGCGAGTTGGTGGCCGCGCGTGACGACGAGCTCGCCCAGATGACCCGCAGGGCGACGGTCGACCTGCTGCAGCTCTCGACTGCGGGGTCGCTCGTCGATCCGCTCGTGAAGTTCGTGACGTTTCGGAGGCGCCGCCGGTGGAATTTACCTGGCCACTAA
- a CDS encoding AAA family ATPase → MRVLRYPTETFAQAASTMRTVLYEVKKIIVGQDLMLERMLVALLSRGHILIEGVPGLAKTLAIKTTAQVLDCQFRRIQFTPDLVPADLIGTRIYNQQRSTFEVELGPVVANLVLADEINRAPAKVQSALLEAMQERQVTIGKETFPLPDPFLVLATQNPIESEGTYPLPEAQVDRFMFKVVISYPSFHEEMTVVDRITEQSPTVSKVIGTSELLHLQKIAEAVYVDQKLHEYAVSLVTATRRPQEFGLGDLTKFISYGSSPRGSLNLIIGAKALALLRGREYAMPEDVRDLAPEVLRHRFLLSYEALAQEVTPEILLRRVVEAVPVPKVHIGDPYGDARANLEAPRV, encoded by the coding sequence ATGCGGGTCCTGCGGTACCCCACCGAGACCTTTGCGCAGGCCGCCAGCACGATGCGCACGGTCCTCTATGAGGTCAAGAAGATCATCGTCGGGCAGGACTTGATGCTCGAGCGGATGCTGGTGGCCCTGCTCTCGCGCGGGCACATCCTGATCGAGGGGGTGCCGGGTCTGGCCAAGACCCTCGCGATCAAAACGACCGCGCAGGTGCTGGACTGTCAGTTCCGGCGCATTCAGTTTACGCCGGACCTGGTCCCCGCCGACCTGATCGGGACCCGGATCTACAACCAGCAGCGCTCGACGTTCGAGGTAGAGTTGGGGCCGGTGGTCGCCAACCTCGTGCTCGCCGACGAGATCAACCGCGCGCCGGCCAAGGTGCAATCTGCCCTCCTCGAGGCGATGCAGGAGCGGCAGGTCACGATTGGCAAGGAGACGTTCCCTCTGCCGGATCCGTTCCTCGTCCTGGCCACGCAGAACCCCATCGAAAGCGAGGGCACGTATCCGCTTCCCGAGGCGCAGGTCGACCGCTTCATGTTCAAGGTCGTCATCTCCTATCCGTCGTTCCACGAGGAGATGACGGTCGTGGATCGGATCACCGAACAATCCCCGACCGTGTCCAAGGTCATTGGGACCTCGGAATTGCTCCACCTTCAGAAGATCGCGGAAGCGGTGTACGTGGATCAGAAGCTGCATGAGTACGCCGTGAGCCTCGTGACGGCCACTCGCCGCCCGCAGGAGTTTGGACTGGGCGATCTGACCAAGTTCATCTCGTACGGGAGTAGCCCGCGGGGTTCGCTAAACCTCATCATCGGCGCGAAGGCCCTCGCGTTGCTCCGTGGGCGGGAGTATGCTATGCCCGAGGACGTCCGAGACCTCGCCCCGGAGGTGCTCCGGCACCGGTTCTTGCTGTCCTACGAAGCGTTGGCTCAGGAGGTCACGCCGGAAATCCTTCTGCGGCGTGTGGTTGAAGCGGTTCCGGTTCCGAAAGTCCACATTGGAGACCCCTATGGAGACGCCCGAGCGAATCTTGAGGCGCCTCGAGTTTAA
- a CDS encoding PIG-L family deacetylase has protein sequence MPRRRGMWGVAAGLLVVAVATWYAPGRGSGWAPHPDAALGSPVVATSETRERVTAGDSVVVFAAHPDDEALGAGGLIHAAVLAGARVHIVFFTNGDGYLEGVDVGFHTLLSTPDRFIQYGQRRQREGVAAAARIGLSVDRLTFLGYPDRGLAVLWGPGWTCDHLYTSPYTRHNRSPYSPAGRPGVGYCGQHVLEDVERVLRRERPTIIVSHHAEDTHRDHWAAGAFVMAALEHLRAEDVAWAKTVRVWPYLVHHARWPVPQAYAPDLPLVPPGGLLAAGAAWTEYPLDQTDQDAKRMAILEYHTQTQLLRAYMLSFIRRNELFDMHSSSVPLAIEGDSLPVATPEFWDRLPPAIKGMSGGSLIRATEGSVKLDTVGFAQDSTRLYVAVRLLRAAIREAQYRVVATLFYRDGHMARLRLQFQAPRALTALQSQPRDLPLPPGAVGRSFGRRINIVVPLAGVGNPTSLLVHVETMGPLRTPVERSPWALVYLERSHGGQARWAPGEDSAESARAPRSLTH, from the coding sequence GTGCCGAGACGAAGAGGCATGTGGGGTGTAGCGGCCGGGCTGCTCGTGGTTGCGGTCGCCACCTGGTACGCGCCAGGGCGGGGGAGCGGATGGGCACCCCATCCCGACGCCGCGCTGGGTTCTCCTGTTGTCGCCACTTCCGAGACGCGCGAGCGCGTAACCGCAGGTGATTCCGTGGTGGTATTCGCCGCCCACCCGGATGACGAAGCCCTGGGGGCAGGCGGGTTGATTCATGCCGCGGTCCTGGCCGGTGCGCGCGTACATATCGTGTTCTTCACCAACGGGGACGGGTACCTCGAGGGTGTCGACGTTGGGTTCCACACGCTCCTGAGCACGCCGGACCGGTTCATCCAGTACGGCCAGCGGCGGCAGCGCGAAGGTGTCGCCGCGGCGGCTCGCATTGGACTCTCGGTCGACCGGCTCACGTTTCTCGGGTACCCGGATCGGGGACTCGCAGTGCTGTGGGGGCCGGGTTGGACCTGCGATCACCTCTATACGTCACCGTATACCCGGCACAATCGCTCTCCGTATTCGCCGGCCGGCCGCCCCGGAGTTGGATATTGCGGCCAACACGTGCTCGAGGACGTGGAGCGTGTGCTCCGCCGCGAGCGTCCCACGATTATCGTGAGCCATCACGCCGAGGACACGCATCGCGATCACTGGGCGGCCGGCGCGTTCGTCATGGCCGCCCTCGAGCATCTCCGCGCCGAGGACGTCGCCTGGGCCAAGACCGTGCGGGTGTGGCCGTACCTCGTTCACCACGCCCGGTGGCCGGTGCCCCAGGCGTACGCGCCCGATCTGCCCCTCGTCCCACCGGGCGGCCTCCTGGCCGCAGGAGCGGCATGGACGGAATACCCTCTCGATCAGACCGATCAGGATGCCAAACGGATGGCGATCCTCGAATACCATACCCAGACGCAGCTCTTGCGTGCCTATATGCTGAGTTTTATTCGCCGAAACGAGCTGTTCGACATGCATTCCTCGAGTGTTCCGTTGGCGATCGAAGGCGACAGCCTGCCCGTCGCGACGCCGGAGTTCTGGGATCGCCTGCCGCCCGCGATCAAGGGGATGTCCGGGGGCTCATTGATCCGCGCCACCGAGGGAAGCGTCAAGCTGGACACCGTCGGCTTCGCTCAGGACTCGACCCGGCTCTACGTCGCGGTTCGCCTCCTCCGCGCGGCGATCCGCGAAGCGCAATACCGGGTGGTAGCGACGCTCTTCTACCGGGATGGGCACATGGCACGGCTCAGGCTGCAGTTCCAGGCCCCGCGGGCGCTGACCGCGCTGCAGTCCCAGCCGCGGGATCTCCCTCTCCCGCCCGGGGCCGTCGGTCGCAGCTTTGGCCGCCGCATCAATATCGTCGTGCCTCTGGCCGGCGTGGGAAACCCCACGAGCCTTCTCGTACATGTGGAGACCATGGGACCGTTGAGGACGCCGGTGGAACGCAGCCCGTGGGCGCTCGTGTACCTCGAACGCTCGCATGGCGGACAGGCCCGGTGGGCGCCCGGAGAGGATTCAGCGGAATCGGCGCGAGCCCCAAGAAGTTTGACACACTAG